TGCATTTACAGCGCACCCAATCGGACAGTAAGTTTGAAGAGGACGTAGCTCTGCAATTATAAAAAATTATTCACAACGTAAAATAGTTTGTGATATAGGAAATTCCAAACTGTAGTTTTATTAGCTCACATTCAAAATTTTAAATCATAATTTTGGTTAGTGCAGCTTTTATGCTAATCCAAAGAAAATTAAACACCGATTTAGATTTATCTCTCTTTGCTTCGGCTACCCCTTTCTTGTAGGAATCTCCATTTTCAGTACTGTTTTTTGATATAAATATATTGGCAATTGCCGAGAGTACTGTGTTCTTTTTTCTTCCGTCTTGCTGAAGAATTTTCACCTTAAAATCAGAATAACTAATTTTCATATTAGTGGTAGAAGTACTGTTGTTGCCATCAATGGTAAAAAAGGTTTTATTGGTTTTTCCTTCCAGTCTCACTTTTAAATTTGGTTCGGTAAAGTTGTTCATTTTATTTGCTGCAAGTGTTCCTAAGGTTCCTTGAAACAAAAATGCGTCTTGTTTATTATTAACGTCAAAACTCCAATCTACCGAAATGGGCGTACTATCCATAAAGTTTGCTTCAATTTTAATTGTGGTTTTTTCAGGACTTTTATAGGTGTTGCTCAAGTTGGAAATGGCGGCGTTTAAATTATTAAAAGTAATTGAACCGCCCATGTTTTCGGCTTTTACGCGTTCTTCATATTTAATTTTTGCATCTTCAATTCTTAAGGAATTTACCGTTAATTCAAAAGGTAGCTCACGTAGCATTTTACTGTAAAGTGGTTTTGTTTTTAAATCGTCAGCTGCCAATTTATCGCGATATATTTCTAATGAAGGCGCAGTTAAAGACACTTTTTTGCTTTGTGCAAAAAACTGGCGATTATTAAATCCGAAATTAATTCCCTCAACGGTTACTTTTTTTAAAGTAAGGTCGTAGTGATCTCGTTCTGTGGTTATAATTTTTGAAAGTTGCGTTTTTGAATACTTCGTGTGCAGTCTAAGATTTTTAAAAATGGCAACTGTATTTTCTAGGGCAAAATCCTTTACGGTTAAATTTTCATAAGGACTCACTTTTACAAATACGGAATCGCTGGTTGCTTTGTAATTGTCAAAAATCATGGGGATTTTTCTCCGTACGGTATTCTTGTCTATTTTAATTCCCGTAACCGCTACGGACAGTCCTTTGGTGTATAGTTTTGTAGAATCTTTACCTTTTTCATAAATAACAAACTTACTATTGTCAATTCGAATATTTTTTACAAAAATGGGTTTGTAGATATCAATAATTCCTTTGTTAACCGTATCGGTACTTGGCACAACACGATCTTTATAATAAGCCATTATTGGGTTTTCAACAGAAATAGTTTCAATGTGTATTTCGTCTTTAAACAAATAATCCCAATAGCTAATGTGTGAAATTTTCAGCTTTTCAACATTTATAAATGTGTGTTTTAGACTATCTGTTTTATTCTTTATTATAAGCGAAGCATTGGTTATTGATAGCGAGCCCCCAAAAGATTCTACGGTAATGGCATCGTAGGAGCGAATCATGTTTTTAGGTAAACGTTCATTTACAAATGATTCCAATTTATTTTTTAAGAAAATATTTATGGAGATGGTAGCAATAATAAAAACGATACCTAAAGTAAATACAATATAGAAAGCCCTCTTTATTTGTTTGTTCATAAATTAAAGATAGGCAAAGATAATAACGCAAAAACAACTTTATATAATACTTTGCAAAATTTAATGAAGGAGCGCTTGTGGAGTCGAAAAAGCTTCTTATCTTTGCAGTCCAATATTTCTGTCGGCATTATGAACCGAAAAGTTAAAAGCTACAGTTGAAATATTAAAAACCCATATCGCGGGATAGAGCAGTAGGTAGCTCGTCGGGCTCATAACCCGAAGGTCACAGGTTCGAGTCCTGTTCCCGCTACTAGGAAAATCAAGCCTTCACAGAAATGTGGGGGCTTTTTTTATGGAGTGGGTACAGAATAGGTACAGAATATAAAAATGGATCAAGACCAATTGTTGTGTTTATGCAAAAATTGTGGTTAATCTATAAAGGAAGAATTCTACATTTTTGACTCCTCTAAACTGCGCTCTAAAAGCTTTTATTTTTGCATTGAATGATTCTGCTGATGCATTTGTACTTCTGTTTATAAAATAGTTTAAGATTGATCTATAATTGAGTGTTATGGTATTTGCAATTGTGTTGAACGCTCTAAAGCCTGTGTTTTCTACATCTTTGTACCAATGAGCCAGTTTTGTATAGGCTGTTTCTATGGATGTTGCCGTATTGAATATATTCCGAAGTCCTTGAACTAGGTCAAAAGCAATTTTTATATCGGGATATTGATTGAACAATATCTTACTTCTGCGGTACTGATTTTCAGTCCAGTTTGATGGCGCTTTGTATAGTAAGTACCTACTTCTGGCCAACAGTTGTTATGCCCAGTTTTTATCTTTTCTTCGTGTAGTTAAAGTTTAATCCAAGCGAGTAATGGCGCTACTCTGTAACCTATCAATCTAAATACATTAACTTGGCTGCTTCTTCAATTTCCTTATCTATATCTGAGTCAAATTTAAAGCTGTAAAGAATCCAGGTTTGGTCTGGTTTATAGAATTGGAATGTATATCGAATGGGTTGCCGGTCAAATTTTACTAGATAGCTTAATAGTACATAGCTTTCCGCGAGTTTTTTCTCGCCTATTAGCTCATAGCCGTAATATTGTCCCACATAATTTTCGTTTAAGCCCTCCAATTTATTTTTTAAATTGGTAATTGCCTCTGTAGCCTGTTCCATCCATTTGTTGCTGGAATACAATTTATCTATTGCTATGGAAGCTCCTTCGTTTTGGTAATTCACAAAAAACGTTGCGGCCATTTCTTTAGGCGAGTTCTGGGCTACCATAAATTGTGATGCCACCAATACTAAAATAATTAAGCTCTTTTTCATCATTTTTCTTGAAATTTTTATTTAAAATTATGTGTTTTAACGATATCTAGTTTCTTAAGTTTTAACGCAAATTAGTTTATTTTAAATTTGGGAATGGCAATCGATACGAAACTGAAAATTTTTTACCGTTCAATACCACTGCTTGATTTTCTTCTAGTGAATTCAATAAGGTTAAAAATTCTTCAAAATTTGATTTTGATAAATAAACACTGTATAGAAATTCGCTTCTTCTAATTGTGGTTTCACTATCTAAATTAGGCCAGTTTTCGGGCCAATTCTTTGGTGTTTCAACAGAGTGGTTGTAATCTGTTAAAAGCACTTCAATTGTTTCGGGGAGCCATTCAGTAGCTTTTTTATTTTTGTAGTTAATTAATTTGTCGAAAACGTTTAAAAAGTAGCTTGGAGTTTTTGCTCTAGCTGCATTACTGTTTCTTAAATCGCCATACACCCCTTTTGTGTTGGGCTGATCAAAATTTAGAATTAATTCGTTTGTAGGTTGATCCGTTAAACTCGTTGTTTCTACATATGCTGTCATTTTAGAAAGACTATCTGTTATTCCCAAACTATTGATTAAGTTTTGAGTCTGAATTGAATCTAAGTTTACCGTATAAAATTTTGACATTTTCTTTTTTGGTAATTGATATATAATATTACCACTTTTGTAAATGGCTATGGTAGGTACATCAGAACCAATAACCATTTCCCAAGGGTTATATTCGGTTAAAACCACCACGGGCGATCCAAATTGGCTATTCCATTCTTGCGCGAATGAGAGGTTTAGCATAAAAATTAAAAATAGCGGAATTAAAGTTTTCTTTACCATCTTATTATGTTTAAGGCTTATATTGTATGCGTTATTTATTGCGTAAACCGCTATTTTGGGATAATACAATTGAAAATTCTTTTAATAAATACAGGCATTGTAAACCTCCATGAACCAAACATGGCCTGAGGATATACAATGTAGTGGGGAGGGTAAAGCACTAAGCTTCATTCCAAATGTATTAAAAATGGCTGAGTTATCTTTATTTATTGTTAAAAATTATTAAGGGTACCAATGGGTGCATTTTACCATGAAGATTGGGTAGCAACCACGTACTTTCACGATTTCGCTATGTTTTAAAAGTTTTAATATGTTTTTTAGTTAAAAGCGGCCTCGGAAAGAATACGCTAGAATAATCCCACGGCGATAATAAAACTTACGGTGCAGAAAATTAACCGTATCTTCGCCCCTTATTAAAACCGTCTTCTTAGTTTTAATGGTTTTTAAAAAGACCGAATTCTAAAAGCGCCGCGATATACTATCTCCAAGCGCAGCGGTCTACATCTTAAAATAATTTATGACATTTAAATCTCTTGGGCTTTCCGATGCCCTGCTAAAAGCAATTAGCAAAAAAGGATATGAAACGCCTTCGGCAATTCAACAAAAAGCAATTCCCTTAATTTTAGAAAGCAAAGATGTGTTGGCATCGGCACAAACGGGAAGTGGAAAAACCGCTGGTTTTGCATTGCCCATTTTACAAATTTTAAATAGTGAACCCGCTTTTCGGAAAAGACCCGTTAGAGCATTAATACTTACCCCAACGCGCGAACTTGCGGCGCAAGTGCAGGATGAATTTAAAGAATATAGCGAATATACAGACCTGCGTTCTACCGTTATTTTCGGTGGCGTGGGTGCAAATCCACAAATTAGGGCATTGCGAAATGGGGTGGATATATTGGTAGCCACACCCGGTAGATTGCTGGACTTGGAAAATCAAAATGCGCTTTCCCTTTCAAAAGTAGAAATTCTTGTATTGGATGAAGCCGATAGAATGCTCGATATGGGTTTTCTGCGCGATATTAAAAAAATTCTGGCGCTACTTCCTTCTAAAAGACAAAATTTGCTTTTCTCCGCAACTTTTTCAAAAGAAATAAAAAAACTGGCAAATGAATTTCTTCATCATCCTGTTTTAGTTGAAGCTACTCCAGAAAATACAACCGTTGAAAAAATTGATCAGACCGTATATCGGGTAGATAAAGCACAAAAAACAGAATTAATCATAAAATTAATTTCGGAAGGAAACTGGAAACAAGTACTCGTTTTTACACGAACCAAGCACGGTGCCAATCGTTTAAGTGAAAAACTTGAAAAGGTGAAAATTACTTCTGCCGCTATTCACGGTAATAAAAGTCAAGGCGCGCGAACACGAGCGCTTTCTGGATTTAAAGAGGGAAGAATACGCGTTTTGGTAGCAACCGATATTGCAGCTAGAGGGTTGGATATTCCATTGTTGCCACACGTAATTAATTATGAATTGCCAAACGTTTCCGAAGATTATGTGCACCGTATTGGCCGTACCGGAAGGGCAGGGGCCAGTGGTGAAGCACTTTCATTGGTAAGTCTAGATGAGGTTGGCTATTTAAAGGATATTGAAAAGTTGATTGGCGAACGGCTGCAGCCCAAAACCCTTCCCGACTTTCAACCCACAGAAACCATGGCCGATGTAAAAGCTGCTGAGGAAGAAAAGAAACAACAAAGGGCAAATCGTCACAGTCGTGGGAGGAATGCACAATCTAAAAAATCCGCCCAAGGCAAGAAACAGAATAGTGGCAGAAATAGAGGTAGAAGGTAGTTCAATCTGCCTTTAATCTGAACCCAGTTTAAAATGAAACCGTCTATTTACGCGCAATTGATACAATTGAACACGTAAATAGACGGTCTTGTTTTTTTAAATTTTAGCGAGTGTAGATAAATAGTTTGTTTATTTCTTCGGTGGAATTGGTGGCGGTACGAGATTTTTCACGGGTTTTATCGTTTGTAAATATGCAAACATTGCTTTTAAATCAGATTCAGGTAATTGTGAAATGGTTTGCCATGGCATTGGAGGTAAAAGGTTTCTCCCGTTTTCCATGCCTTTGTACTTACCGTGTTTGATTGATGTTAAAAACTCCTTTTCCGTCCACCCTCCAATACCAGTATCGTCCGGAGTTATATTTGCTGCAAAAGAGGTGCCCCAGGGTCCCACGGATGCAGTAAGACCAGGTGTA
This region of Aequorivita marisscotiae genomic DNA includes:
- a CDS encoding transposase → MARSRYLLYKAPSNWTENQYRRSKILFNQYPDIKIAFDLVQGLRNIFNTATSIETAYTKLAHWYKDVENTGFRAFNTIANTITLNYRSILNYFINRSTNASAESFNAKIKAFRAQFRGVKNVEFFLYRLTTIFA
- a CDS encoding DEAD/DEAH box helicase, which translates into the protein MTFKSLGLSDALLKAISKKGYETPSAIQQKAIPLILESKDVLASAQTGSGKTAGFALPILQILNSEPAFRKRPVRALILTPTRELAAQVQDEFKEYSEYTDLRSTVIFGGVGANPQIRALRNGVDILVATPGRLLDLENQNALSLSKVEILVLDEADRMLDMGFLRDIKKILALLPSKRQNLLFSATFSKEIKKLANEFLHHPVLVEATPENTTVEKIDQTVYRVDKAQKTELIIKLISEGNWKQVLVFTRTKHGANRLSEKLEKVKITSAAIHGNKSQGARTRALSGFKEGRIRVLVATDIAARGLDIPLLPHVINYELPNVSEDYVHRIGRTGRAGASGEALSLVSLDEVGYLKDIEKLIGERLQPKTLPDFQPTETMADVKAAEEEKKQQRANRHSRGRNAQSKKSAQGKKQNSGRNRGRR